The proteins below come from a single Agrococcus beijingensis genomic window:
- a CDS encoding NAD-dependent succinate-semialdehyde dehydrogenase codes for MSSTTATLETKVLDDVHGKLFIGGEWIDGEQGTIDVRDPATGEVIKQIANGSVEDGVRALDAAVDAQEAWGRTPARVRGEILRKAFDLLQERKEEFALLMTLEMGKPLAEARGEVAYGGEFLRWFSEEAVRIDGRYMMTPEGTGQMIVTHRPVGPCFLITPWNFPLAMATRKLGPALAAGCTAVVKPATLTPLTTLALVALLEEAGLPKGVVNVITTKSTGALSEKLLADPRLRKVSFTGSTPVGVNLLKQAADNVLKASMELGGNAPFVVFDDADLDKAVEGALLAKFRNIGQACTAANRFIVHESLADEFAQRVGDAVKAMKIGRGTEEGVTIGPLVEDKAVANAVRLVESAVADGATLVTGGKAIDGPGSFFEPTVLDGVNADMAVSIEEIFGPVVAIQRFRTEEEAVRLANGSEYGLVGYVFTEDTKRGQRMIELIDTGMMGLNVGVVSNAAGPFGGVKQSGLGREGGAEGIHEYLETKYTLMPNPFA; via the coding sequence ATGTCCTCCACGACCGCGACCCTCGAGACCAAGGTGCTCGACGACGTCCACGGCAAGCTGTTCATCGGCGGCGAGTGGATCGACGGCGAGCAGGGCACGATCGACGTGCGCGACCCCGCCACCGGCGAGGTCATCAAGCAGATCGCCAACGGCTCGGTCGAGGACGGCGTGCGCGCCCTCGACGCCGCCGTCGACGCGCAGGAGGCCTGGGGCCGCACGCCCGCGCGCGTGCGCGGCGAGATCCTGCGCAAGGCGTTCGACCTGCTGCAGGAGCGCAAGGAGGAGTTCGCGCTCCTCATGACCCTGGAGATGGGCAAGCCGCTGGCCGAGGCTCGCGGCGAGGTCGCCTACGGCGGCGAGTTCCTGCGCTGGTTCTCGGAGGAGGCCGTGCGCATCGACGGCCGCTACATGATGACCCCCGAGGGCACCGGCCAGATGATCGTCACGCACCGCCCCGTCGGCCCGTGCTTCCTCATCACCCCCTGGAACTTCCCGCTCGCGATGGCGACCCGCAAGCTCGGCCCGGCGCTCGCCGCCGGCTGCACCGCGGTCGTCAAGCCCGCGACCCTCACGCCGCTCACCACGCTCGCGCTCGTCGCGCTGCTCGAGGAGGCCGGGCTGCCGAAGGGCGTCGTCAACGTCATCACGACGAAGTCGACCGGTGCGCTCTCGGAGAAGCTGCTCGCCGACCCGCGCCTGCGCAAGGTCTCGTTCACCGGCTCGACGCCCGTCGGCGTGAACCTGCTGAAGCAGGCCGCCGACAACGTGCTGAAGGCCTCGATGGAGCTCGGCGGCAACGCCCCGTTCGTCGTGTTCGACGACGCGGACCTCGACAAGGCCGTGGAGGGCGCGCTGCTGGCGAAGTTCCGCAACATCGGCCAGGCATGCACCGCGGCCAACCGCTTCATCGTGCACGAGTCGCTGGCCGACGAGTTCGCGCAGCGCGTCGGCGACGCGGTCAAGGCCATGAAGATCGGCCGCGGCACCGAGGAGGGCGTCACGATCGGCCCGCTCGTCGAGGACAAGGCCGTCGCGAACGCCGTGCGGCTCGTCGAGTCGGCGGTCGCCGACGGCGCGACGCTCGTCACCGGCGGCAAGGCGATCGACGGGCCCGGCTCGTTCTTCGAGCCGACCGTGCTCGACGGCGTCAACGCCGACATGGCGGTCTCGATCGAGGAGATCTTCGGCCCGGTCGTCGCGATCCAGCGCTTCCGCACCGAGGAGGAGGCGGTGCGGCTCGCGAACGGCAGCGAGTACGGCCTGGTCGGCTACGTCTTCACCGAGGACACCAAGCGCGGCCAGCGCATGATCGAGCTGATCGACACCGGCATGATGGGCCTCAACGTGGGCGTCGTCTCGAACGCCGCAGGCCCCTTCGGCGGCGTCAAGCAGTCGGGCCTCGGCCGCGAGGGCGGCGCCGAGGGCATCCACGAGTACCTCGAGACGAAGTACACGCTGATGCCCAACCCCTTCGCCTGA
- a CDS encoding isochorismatase family protein produces the protein MNRALLIVDVQNDFTEGGALGTQGGAAAAAAITEHLRTHAYDLVAASRDWHDGENDNGGHFASGEPDFVDTWPAHCVAGTEGAEYHPALDVLAIDVHIKKGQGKPAYSAFEGTTDDGETLDEVLEEQGIEALDVVGIATDYCVKASALDAALAGLKVRVIDGLTSAVSPESRATALDELRDAGVEVVATA, from the coding sequence ATGAACCGCGCACTCCTCATCGTCGACGTGCAGAACGACTTCACCGAGGGCGGCGCCCTCGGCACGCAGGGCGGTGCCGCCGCCGCCGCCGCGATCACCGAGCACCTCCGCACCCACGCCTACGACCTCGTCGCCGCCAGCCGCGACTGGCACGACGGCGAGAACGACAACGGCGGCCACTTCGCGAGCGGTGAGCCCGACTTCGTCGACACCTGGCCCGCGCACTGCGTCGCCGGCACCGAAGGGGCCGAGTACCACCCGGCGCTCGACGTGCTGGCGATCGACGTGCACATCAAGAAGGGGCAGGGCAAGCCCGCCTACTCGGCGTTCGAGGGCACGACCGACGACGGCGAGACGCTCGACGAGGTGCTCGAGGAGCAGGGCATCGAGGCGCTCGACGTCGTCGGCATCGCCACCGACTACTGCGTCAAGGCATCCGCGCTCGACGCGGCGCTCGCGGGCCTCAAGGTGCGGGTGATCGACGGGCTGACGTCGGCCGTCTCGCCGGAGTCGCGCGCGACGGCGCTCGACGAGCTGCGCGACGCAGGCGTCGAGGTCGTCGCCACGGCGTGA
- a CDS encoding phosphoketolase family protein, whose translation MATWQHRQSAPTANDLAQVDAWWRAANYLSVGQIYLLDNPLLREPLAREHLKSRLLGHWGTTPGLTFVQAHLNRAIRERDQRALFVTGPGHGGPGVVAAAYLDGAYSERFPEITRDERGMQRLFRQFSFPGGIPSHAAPETPGSINEGGELGYSLAHAYGAAFDDPDLLVACVIGDGEAETGPLAAAWHSNKFANPEADGVVLPILHLNGYKIANPTVLARIPEAELVALMRGYGHEPIVVSVGEGEPTEESHARFAAALDDALDRIATIKADAKADAAAGRQGARPAWPMIVLRSPKGWTGPERVDGEQVEGTWRAHQVPLSGVRDDEGHRRQLEEWLRSYRPDELFDEHGAPAPIVATHAPDGDLRMSAIPVANGGLLRRDLRLTDFRDHAFEVDVAARGADDEESTGVLGAWLAEVIRDNPETFRVFGPDETASNRLAPGVYAATEKQWNGVTLPSDEHLAPTGRVMEVLSEHLCQGWLEGYLLTGRHGLLNTYEAFAHIVDSMLNQHAKWLEAALHVPWREPIASLNYLLSSHVWRQDHNGFSHQDPGFIDVALNKSADVMRVYLPFDANTLLSTADHCLRSTGYINVVVAGKHAEPQWLTMEEAVEHCTRGLGILPWAGNETADRAPDAVLAAAGDVPTLEVLAAAALLRELVPDLTVRVVNVVDLMRLQTEEQHPHGLPDAEFDRILLRDKPIVFAYHGYPWLIHRLTYRRAGHDQLHVHGYLERGTTTTPFDMVMLNDLDRYRLAMDVIERVPGMAEAHADVLEHLADARARARAHTREHGVDMPEVADWRWPSDVGRG comes from the coding sequence ATGGCAACGTGGCAGCACCGGCAGTCCGCACCGACGGCGAACGACCTCGCGCAGGTCGACGCGTGGTGGCGGGCCGCGAACTACCTGAGCGTCGGGCAGATCTACCTGCTCGACAACCCGCTGCTGCGCGAGCCGCTCGCCCGCGAGCACCTGAAGTCGCGCCTGCTCGGCCACTGGGGCACCACGCCGGGGCTCACGTTCGTGCAGGCGCACCTGAACCGCGCGATCCGCGAGCGCGATCAGCGCGCGCTCTTCGTCACCGGCCCCGGGCACGGCGGCCCTGGCGTGGTCGCCGCCGCCTACCTCGACGGCGCCTACTCCGAGCGCTTCCCCGAGATCACGCGCGACGAGCGCGGCATGCAGCGCCTCTTCCGCCAGTTCTCGTTCCCCGGCGGCATCCCCAGCCACGCCGCGCCCGAGACGCCCGGCTCGATCAACGAGGGCGGCGAGCTCGGCTACTCGCTCGCGCACGCCTACGGCGCCGCCTTCGACGACCCCGACCTGCTCGTCGCCTGCGTCATCGGCGACGGCGAGGCCGAGACGGGGCCGCTGGCGGCCGCCTGGCACAGCAACAAATTCGCCAACCCCGAAGCCGACGGCGTCGTGCTGCCGATCCTGCACCTCAACGGCTACAAGATCGCGAACCCGACGGTGCTCGCGCGCATCCCCGAGGCCGAGCTGGTCGCGCTCATGCGCGGCTACGGCCACGAGCCCATCGTCGTCTCGGTCGGTGAGGGCGAGCCGACCGAGGAGTCGCACGCGCGCTTCGCCGCCGCGCTCGACGACGCGCTCGACCGCATCGCGACGATCAAGGCGGATGCGAAGGCGGATGCGGCTGCGGGGCGCCAGGGCGCCCGTCCCGCCTGGCCGATGATCGTGCTGCGCAGCCCGAAGGGCTGGACCGGGCCGGAGCGCGTGGACGGCGAGCAGGTCGAGGGCACCTGGCGCGCGCACCAGGTGCCGCTCTCGGGCGTGCGCGACGACGAGGGGCACCGGCGCCAGCTCGAGGAGTGGCTGCGCTCGTACCGCCCCGACGAGCTGTTCGACGAGCACGGCGCCCCGGCACCGATCGTCGCCACCCACGCGCCCGATGGCGACCTCCGCATGAGCGCCATCCCGGTCGCCAACGGCGGCCTCCTGCGCCGCGACCTCCGGCTGACCGACTTCCGCGATCACGCCTTCGAGGTCGACGTCGCGGCCCGCGGCGCCGACGACGAGGAGTCCACCGGCGTGCTCGGCGCCTGGCTCGCCGAGGTCATCCGCGACAACCCGGAGACGTTCCGGGTCTTCGGGCCCGATGAGACCGCATCCAATCGCCTGGCCCCCGGCGTCTACGCGGCGACCGAGAAGCAGTGGAACGGCGTCACGCTGCCGAGCGACGAGCACCTGGCGCCGACGGGGCGCGTGATGGAGGTGCTGAGCGAGCACCTCTGCCAGGGCTGGCTCGAGGGCTACCTGCTCACCGGCCGGCACGGCCTGCTCAACACCTACGAGGCGTTCGCGCACATCGTCGACTCGATGCTCAACCAGCACGCCAAGTGGCTCGAGGCCGCGCTGCACGTGCCGTGGCGCGAGCCCATCGCGAGCCTCAACTACCTGCTCTCGAGCCACGTGTGGCGGCAGGATCACAACGGCTTCAGCCACCAGGACCCGGGCTTCATCGACGTCGCCCTCAACAAGAGCGCCGACGTGATGCGCGTCTACCTGCCCTTCGACGCGAACACGCTGCTGTCGACCGCCGACCACTGCCTGCGCTCCACCGGCTACATCAACGTCGTCGTGGCCGGCAAGCACGCCGAGCCGCAGTGGCTGACGATGGAGGAGGCCGTCGAGCACTGCACGCGCGGCCTCGGCATCCTGCCGTGGGCCGGCAACGAGACGGCCGACCGGGCTCCGGATGCGGTGCTGGCGGCCGCCGGGGACGTGCCGACCCTCGAGGTGCTGGCCGCCGCCGCGCTGCTGCGCGAGCTCGTGCCCGACCTGACGGTGCGGGTGGTGAACGTCGTCGACCTGATGCGCCTGCAGACCGAGGAGCAGCATCCGCACGGCCTGCCGGACGCCGAGTTCGACCGCATCCTCCTGCGCGACAAGCCGATCGTGTTCGCGTACCACGGGTATCCGTGGCTCATCCACCGGCTCACCTACAGGCGAGCGGGGCACGACCAGCTGCACGTGCACGGCTACCTCGAGCGCGGCACGACGACCACACCGTTCGACATGGTCATGCTCAACGACCTCGACCGCTACCGGCTGGCGATGGACGTCATCGAGCGCGTGCCCGGCATGGCCGAGGCACATGCCGACGTGCTCGAGCATCTGGCGGATGCGCGTGCCCGGGCTCGGGCGCACACGCGCGAGCACGGCGTCGACATGCCGGAGGTCGCCGACTGGCGCTGGCCGAGCGACGTGGGCCGCGGCTGA
- a CDS encoding MMPL family transporter, producing the protein MASSPSHARTARRGVPVWLRVLIPAVLILGWLAAMGLGGPTFGRLSSVVSNDQTSFLPSSAESTEVQAVLTEFLGADEIPAIVVVAGQDDLDASALTAVDELQQAVVDIEGVVESSPVIPSDDGQAAQIVVLLDASGSSEQLTDSVEALRAEVADAGLGEGVEVAVTGPAGFSADIGAAFAGIDGILLLVALGAVFVILVIVYRSPLLPVLVLLTSVAALCLAILVVFGLAQAGVLTLSGQTQGILFILVVGAATDYALLYTARFREALGETRSRWQATLRSLRGSAEPIVASGGTVIAGLLCLLLSDLVSNQQLGPVAAIGIAASILAGLTLLPALLLAFGRVAFWPFAPTPERPRTKPAGKGLWGGVARLVDRRTRTVWIATAVVLGIGALGVTQLQADGVPSSEFVVGESEARDGQALLSAHFPGGSGSPTQIVVPEADQDSVADAVAGIDGVESVTVVSEDSPSGTIPLPVDPASPFAAATPTVVDGTVLLQATLADAPDSDAAQEAVREVRDGAHAASPDAAVGGATATAIDTNDASSRDRGLIIPIVLAVISLILMLLLRSIVAAVLLLATTVLSYYTALGVGAVLLGWLGIPAMDPSVPLFAFVFLVALGVDYNIFLMTRVREEVGRLGHRAGVLKGLRVTGGVITSAGVVLAATFAALGVIPVLFLLQLAIIVALGVLIDTTLVRSLLVPALALEIGPKTWWPSKLARERSDAEERTPETARVES; encoded by the coding sequence ATGGCTTCCTCTCCGTCGCACGCCCGCACCGCACGCAGAGGCGTGCCCGTCTGGCTCCGGGTGCTCATCCCGGCCGTGCTGATCCTCGGCTGGCTCGCGGCGATGGGCCTCGGCGGCCCCACGTTCGGCCGCCTCTCGAGCGTCGTCTCGAACGACCAGACGAGCTTCCTGCCCTCCAGCGCCGAATCGACCGAGGTGCAGGCCGTGCTCACCGAGTTCCTCGGCGCCGACGAGATCCCGGCGATCGTCGTGGTGGCGGGGCAGGACGACCTCGACGCATCCGCCCTCACTGCCGTCGACGAGCTGCAGCAGGCGGTCGTCGACATCGAGGGCGTGGTCGAGTCGTCGCCGGTGATCCCCAGCGACGACGGGCAGGCGGCGCAGATCGTCGTGCTGCTCGACGCGAGCGGCTCCTCCGAGCAGCTCACCGACAGCGTCGAGGCGCTGCGCGCCGAGGTGGCGGATGCGGGCCTCGGCGAGGGCGTCGAGGTCGCGGTCACCGGGCCGGCCGGCTTCAGCGCCGACATCGGGGCGGCGTTCGCGGGCATCGACGGGATCCTGCTGCTGGTGGCGCTCGGCGCGGTCTTCGTGATCCTGGTGATCGTCTACCGCTCGCCGCTGCTGCCGGTGCTCGTGCTCCTCACCTCGGTCGCGGCGCTGTGCCTGGCGATCCTGGTGGTGTTCGGGCTCGCGCAGGCGGGCGTGCTGACGCTCAGCGGGCAGACGCAGGGCATCCTCTTCATCCTGGTGGTGGGTGCCGCCACCGACTACGCGCTGCTCTACACCGCGCGCTTCCGCGAGGCGCTCGGCGAGACCCGCTCGCGCTGGCAGGCCACGCTGCGGTCGCTGCGCGGCTCCGCCGAGCCGATCGTCGCCTCGGGCGGCACGGTGATCGCGGGCCTGCTGTGCCTGCTGCTGAGCGACCTGGTCTCGAACCAGCAGCTCGGCCCGGTCGCCGCGATCGGCATCGCGGCCTCGATCCTGGCCGGCCTGACGCTGCTGCCGGCGCTGCTGCTCGCCTTCGGCCGCGTCGCGTTCTGGCCGTTCGCGCCCACGCCCGAGCGCCCGCGCACGAAGCCCGCGGGCAAGGGCCTCTGGGGCGGCGTCGCCCGGCTCGTCGACCGGCGCACCCGCACGGTCTGGATCGCGACCGCGGTCGTGCTCGGCATCGGCGCCCTCGGCGTGACGCAGCTGCAGGCCGACGGCGTGCCCTCGAGCGAGTTCGTCGTCGGCGAGTCCGAGGCCCGCGACGGGCAGGCGCTGCTCTCGGCGCACTTCCCGGGCGGCTCCGGCTCGCCCACGCAGATCGTCGTGCCCGAGGCCGATCAGGACTCGGTGGCGGATGCGGTGGCGGGCATCGACGGCGTCGAGAGCGTCACGGTCGTGAGCGAGGATTCCCCCTCCGGCACGATCCCCCTGCCGGTCGACCCCGCATCCCCGTTCGCCGCCGCGACCCCCACCGTCGTCGACGGCACCGTCCTGCTGCAGGCGACGCTTGCCGACGCGCCGGACAGCGACGCGGCGCAGGAGGCAGTGCGCGAGGTGCGCGACGGCGCCCACGCGGCATCGCCCGACGCAGCCGTCGGCGGCGCGACCGCGACCGCGATCGACACGAACGACGCATCCAGCCGTGACCGCGGCCTGATCATCCCGATCGTGCTCGCGGTGATCTCGCTGATCCTGATGCTGCTGCTGCGCTCGATCGTGGCGGCGGTGCTGCTGCTGGCGACGACCGTGCTGTCGTACTACACGGCGCTCGGCGTCGGCGCGGTGCTGCTCGGCTGGCTCGGCATCCCGGCGATGGACCCCTCGGTGCCGCTGTTCGCGTTCGTCTTCCTGGTGGCGCTGGGCGTCGACTACAACATCTTCCTGATGACGCGGGTGCGCGAGGAGGTCGGCCGGCTCGGCCATCGCGCGGGCGTGCTGAAGGGGCTGCGCGTGACCGGGGGCGTCATCACCTCGGCGGGCGTCGTGCTGGCGGCGACCTTCGCGGCGCTCGGGGTGATCCCGGTGCTGTTCCTGCTGCAGCTGGCGATCATCGTGGCGCTGGGCGTGCTCATCGACACGACGCTGGTGCGCTCGCTGCTGGTGCCGGCGCTCGCGCTCGAGATCGGTCCGAAGACGTGGTGGCCGTCGAAGCTGGCACGCGAGCGGTCGGATGCGGAGGAGCGCACGCCTGAGACGGCGCGCGTCGAGTCGTAG
- a CDS encoding ABC transporter ATP-binding protein, which translates to MDAMSERRGMFGRRRSADDGPRASVRDLLPYLFPKKGLLAGAIVLSVLGAGFALAQPALAQELIARVEQERPLAWLPVLLLVIVVVGAVLDGFQHFLLQVLGEHVVLRTRRTLVARMLRLPIAQFDERRIGDLVSRVGSDTTLLRAVLTQGLVESIGGVLTLVGAVIAMLIIDPLLLGLTVLVLAGAIAVMLAVMPMLTRASRQAQEQVGHLTSALERAISAVRTVRAAGATAREAAAIDERSAGAFDAGVRVARISALVVPLFGVALQLAFLVVLGVGGLRVATGEIGIAQLVGFLLFLFLMIMPLGQLAGAISAVSVALGALGRIQEIVRLPSEADADADVALAPRPGAPMVAFDDVSFAYPSAEEPRTVLERVSFAVPAGTRTALVGPSGAGKSTTFALVERFYDVDAGSVRIGGVDVREVDRESLRSLIGYVEQDSPVLAGTLRDNLRLAAPDAQDRQLLEALDAVNLGDLVRRAPRGLDAEVGEGGVLLSGGERQRLAIARALLAATPILLLDESTANLDARNEASLRAALEVASEGRTTLVIAHRLATVVDADQIVVLDGGRVLATGTHAELLDTSPLYRELATHQLLAPAD; encoded by the coding sequence ATGGATGCGATGAGCGAGCGACGAGGAATGTTCGGCAGGCGGCGCAGCGCGGATGACGGGCCGCGCGCGAGCGTGCGCGACCTGCTGCCCTATCTGTTCCCGAAAAAGGGGCTGCTGGCTGGGGCGATCGTGCTCTCGGTGCTCGGCGCGGGCTTCGCGCTCGCGCAGCCCGCGCTCGCACAGGAGCTCATCGCGCGGGTCGAGCAGGAGCGGCCGCTCGCATGGCTGCCGGTGCTGCTGCTCGTGATCGTCGTGGTCGGCGCGGTGCTCGACGGCTTCCAGCACTTCCTGCTGCAGGTGCTGGGTGAGCACGTCGTGCTGCGCACGCGACGGACGCTCGTCGCGCGCATGCTGCGGCTCCCGATCGCGCAGTTCGACGAGCGGCGCATCGGCGACCTCGTCAGCCGCGTCGGCAGCGACACGACGCTGCTGCGCGCCGTGCTCACGCAGGGCCTCGTGGAGTCGATCGGCGGGGTGCTCACGCTCGTCGGCGCTGTCATCGCGATGCTCATCATCGATCCGCTGCTGCTCGGGCTGACCGTGCTCGTGCTCGCCGGCGCCATCGCCGTGATGCTCGCCGTCATGCCCATGCTCACGCGCGCGTCGCGGCAGGCGCAGGAGCAGGTCGGCCACCTCACGAGCGCGCTCGAGCGCGCGATCAGCGCCGTGCGCACCGTGCGGGCCGCCGGCGCGACCGCGCGGGAGGCCGCGGCCATCGACGAGCGCTCTGCCGGCGCCTTCGATGCGGGCGTGCGCGTGGCTCGGATCTCCGCGCTCGTCGTGCCGCTCTTCGGCGTCGCGCTCCAGCTGGCGTTCCTCGTCGTGCTCGGCGTCGGCGGGCTGCGCGTCGCGACCGGTGAGATCGGCATCGCGCAGCTCGTCGGCTTCCTGCTGTTCCTCTTCCTCATGATCATGCCGCTCGGGCAGCTCGCCGGCGCGATCTCGGCCGTGAGCGTCGCGCTCGGCGCGCTCGGACGCATCCAGGAGATCGTGCGGCTGCCGAGCGAGGCGGATGCGGACGCCGACGTCGCGCTGGCACCTCGGCCGGGTGCGCCCATGGTCGCGTTCGACGACGTCTCGTTCGCGTACCCCTCGGCCGAGGAGCCGCGCACGGTGCTCGAGCGCGTCTCGTTCGCCGTGCCGGCCGGCACGCGCACGGCGCTCGTCGGCCCCTCTGGCGCCGGGAAGTCGACGACGTTCGCGCTCGTCGAGCGCTTCTACGACGTCGATGCGGGGTCGGTGCGCATCGGCGGCGTCGACGTGCGCGAGGTCGACCGGGAGAGCCTGCGCTCACTGATCGGCTACGTCGAGCAGGATTCCCCGGTGCTCGCCGGAACCCTCCGCGACAACCTGCGCCTCGCCGCCCCCGATGCGCAGGACCGGCAGCTGCTCGAGGCGCTCGACGCGGTGAACCTCGGCGACCTGGTGCGGCGCGCGCCGCGGGGGCTCGACGCCGAGGTCGGCGAGGGCGGCGTGCTGCTCTCCGGCGGTGAGCGCCAGCGGCTGGCGATCGCCCGCGCGCTGCTGGCGGCGACGCCGATCCTGCTGCTCGACGAGTCGACCGCCAACCTCGACGCGCGCAACGAGGCGTCGCTGCGGGCTGCGCTCGAGGTGGCGAGCGAGGGCCGCACGACGCTCGTGATCGCGCACCGGCTGGCGACGGTCGTCGACGCCGACCAGATCGTCGTGCTCGACGGCGGCAGGGTGCTGGCGACCGGCACGCACGCCGAGCTGCTCGACACGTCGCCGCTCTACCGCGAGCTCGCCACCCACCAGCTGCTCGCGCCCGCGGACTGA
- a CDS encoding alpha/beta fold hydrolase yields the protein MLRSRRGFAALVAASASLLLLTGCVLLPPALPSPGQPSGSSGSSGSPSGPGSVSAPVWSPTGEDVPADLAPYYGQSVDWQGCGSNWCGMVTAPMDWYGSVDDDIEVSVVVAPATGDRLGAILYNPGGPGASGADYVQQFADFLVAPEVRERYDLVGFDPRGVGGSTPISCYDDPKELYDWLWELPPSPAPEPLSDEDLQLQLEDAQWFADSCLENTGPFLEFVGTEQVASDMDLIRALLGEEKLGYLGVSYGTLIGSTYADLFPENVGRMVLDAAVAPDATDDEGTLFQASGFELAYGNFVDDCLQQRGCPFTGSRDEAMQQTAALLDALDDDPIEVADGRGLGSGALFVAIAANLYSDAQWSTLRTVLADVMAGRGESAFAQADAYYGVRPDGTFADNSLEALIAVNCLDAPAVTDFDQVRANAQEIMAAAPTLGPDFVGLSSCAAWPFEATREPHAITAPGADPIIVIGGLNDPATPYQQSVELAAMLESGVLISVDAEGHSQYNGVNRNRCVDEPVNEYFLTGVAPTADLTC from the coding sequence ATGCTCCGCTCCCGCCGCGGCTTCGCCGCACTCGTCGCCGCCTCGGCGAGCCTGCTCCTGCTGACGGGCTGCGTGCTGCTGCCGCCCGCGCTGCCCTCGCCCGGGCAGCCCTCCGGCTCCTCCGGCTCCTCCGGCTCGCCCAGCGGCCCCGGCAGCGTGTCGGCGCCGGTATGGAGCCCGACCGGGGAGGACGTGCCGGCCGACCTGGCGCCCTACTACGGCCAGAGCGTCGACTGGCAGGGGTGCGGCAGCAACTGGTGCGGCATGGTCACGGCCCCCATGGACTGGTACGGCTCGGTCGACGACGACATCGAGGTGTCGGTGGTCGTGGCGCCCGCGACGGGTGACCGCCTCGGGGCGATCCTGTACAACCCCGGCGGCCCGGGCGCATCCGGCGCCGACTACGTGCAGCAGTTCGCCGACTTCCTGGTCGCGCCCGAGGTGCGCGAGCGCTACGACCTCGTCGGCTTCGACCCCCGCGGCGTCGGCGGCTCGACCCCGATCTCGTGCTACGACGACCCGAAGGAGCTCTACGACTGGCTCTGGGAGCTGCCGCCGAGCCCGGCTCCCGAGCCGCTCAGCGACGAAGACCTGCAGCTGCAGCTCGAGGACGCCCAGTGGTTCGCCGACTCGTGCCTCGAGAACACCGGCCCGTTCCTGGAGTTCGTCGGCACCGAGCAGGTCGCCAGCGACATGGATCTCATCAGGGCGCTGCTCGGCGAGGAGAAGCTCGGCTACCTGGGCGTCTCCTACGGCACGCTCATCGGCTCGACCTACGCCGACCTGTTCCCCGAGAACGTCGGCCGCATGGTGCTCGACGCGGCGGTCGCGCCCGATGCCACCGACGACGAGGGCACGCTCTTCCAGGCCTCGGGATTCGAGCTCGCCTACGGCAACTTCGTCGACGACTGCCTGCAGCAGCGCGGCTGCCCGTTCACGGGCTCGCGCGACGAGGCGATGCAGCAGACGGCCGCCCTGCTCGACGCGCTCGACGACGACCCGATCGAGGTCGCCGACGGCCGCGGCCTCGGCTCCGGCGCGCTGTTCGTGGCCATCGCGGCGAACCTCTACAGCGACGCCCAGTGGTCGACGCTGCGCACCGTGCTGGCCGACGTCATGGCGGGTCGCGGCGAGAGCGCCTTCGCCCAGGCCGACGCCTACTACGGCGTGCGACCCGACGGCACCTTCGCCGACAACTCGCTCGAGGCCCTGATCGCCGTGAACTGCCTCGACGCGCCGGCGGTGACCGACTTCGACCAGGTGCGCGCCAACGCGCAGGAGATCATGGCGGCCGCGCCCACGCTCGGCCCCGACTTCGTCGGGCTCAGCAGCTGCGCCGCCTGGCCGTTCGAGGCGACCCGCGAGCCGCACGCGATCACCGCGCCGGGCGCCGATCCGATCATCGTCATCGGCGGCCTGAACGACCCGGCGACCCCCTACCAGCAGTCGGTCGAGCTGGCCGCGATGCTCGAGTCGGGCGTGCTCATCTCGGTCGACGCCGAGGGGCACAGCCAGTACAACGGCGTGAACCGGAACCGCTGCGTCGACGAGCCCGTCAACGAGTACTTCCTGACCGGGGTGGCGCCGACGGCCGACCTGACCTGCTGA